The genomic region GTCTCGCCTACCTGATCGCGGGAATGATTGTTTTACACACCAAAAATTTCAGGCAACGACTTTTCTGGTTGCTCGGAATACTTCTCGGTATTGCTGCAGTCCAGCATTTAATTCCTGTACCGGGTCACGGAGCAGGTGTACTGACCCCTGAAGGTTCCATCAACGGTTATATAGACCGGCATATTCTTCCGGGAACCCTTTATGGCGGAACATTTGATCCGGAAGGAACCCTTTCCATCATCTCTGCCGCGGGGATTACCCTGATGGGAGCATTGGCGGGCGCCTACCTGCGGGATAAGCAACTCACCCAATACCGGAAGGTTATCTATCTGGCTTCAGCCGGCGTAGTCCTGATTGTTCTCGGAGCAGCGCTTCATCCGGTTTATCCGGTCATCAAAGCTGCCTGGACTACTACATTTAACTTCCTGGCAGGTGGAATATGCCTGCTCCTTCTGGCACTATTCTATCTGATCCTTGATGTGTGGAAAGTCAGGCGCTGGAGTTACTTCTTCCGCGTGATCGGAATGAACTCCATTACCATTTACATGGGCGTACGGATCATCGATTTCAAACATACATCCGATTTTGTCCTGAATGGCATAGCCTCATATGCCGGTAACTTCGAACCGGTTGTGTTGTTCCTGGGCATGATCCTAGTAGAATGGTTGTTCCTGTATTATCTGTATAAAAACAGGATATTCCTGAGGGTATAGAATTAGAAGATTTTGCGGCCTGATTATAATAACTTCTAAAAGTTATTCATTACATATTGAACAAGCACCCTGCCTCGCAGGCAGGCAGGCAAATAACAAATAATTTCAAATGATCAAAATACAAAACTTGTCCGGCTTTTGACGCCCACCTGACTGGCAGGCAGGGATTCCAAATAAATTCAGTAGCTACAGTAGTTTTGGTAATTCGGATTTGGGATTTGGAATTTATTTGATATTTGTTATTTGTTGTTTGGGATTTACCTCTTTGAATTTATTGTTGCATTCAATCTTATATTATATCCTTGTAATTTTTAATCAATAACAAGGGTGACCAACCCTTTGGCAGGAATCCCGATTACACCGCCTGGGGATTTTTCCCCTATATACGCAATATCCTCTTCATCTTTCGAGGTAGTTTGATACATCCTTATGGTTTCTGCATCATTCATGTTTCTTTTGTTTATTTCCAAAGAAACAGTTTCTTCTCTTTGATTGACAACCACCACAACATAACGCTCCCCATCTTTCGATTTATAGGCTGAAACCTTTGTACCATCCACCGTTCCGGCGATATTTTTATTGTCTGATCGTTTTATGCCAATCCTTTGCATGCCCGGACGGATAAACCTTGAATAATGTCCCAATGCCCAGAGCATTTTGGATTCGTAGATCTTCCCGTTATGGGTGTCTTTATCGATATAAACCAACCCATCCTTGTAGCCATAGGGGCTGACCCCCAGCCACCACTGCCAGGCGCTGGCATTGGCCACGGTCAGGTCGGCATGGATGACGCGGGCCATGTAGAGGGCGGGTTTCATTCCAAGATCCTTGCCATTGCCCTGTATTTCTTCATTGTTTTCCAGTATGCAGTATTCAGTCATCCAGTATTCCAGGTCCGGATTTACCTGCTGGATCTCCTGTTTCACCTTTTTCCGGGTTTCGATCAGGGTTTGCAGATCCCAGGTGGAAAAATAGCTATGTCCTGCAACCTTTTGTGCTATGCTTTTCAGATCTCCCA from Bacteroidales bacterium harbors:
- a CDS encoding DUF5009 domain-containing protein gives rise to the protein MKTSVKERLFSLDALRGFDMFWIVGGDVLFRSLGKATDWQWADWWANQLHHVDWAGFHAYDLVFPLFMFIAGAAIPFALTGKLEKGVPRSALHRKVVKRAVILVIFGIIYNGFFNLNFSEMRFASVLGQIGLAYLIAGMIVLHTKNFRQRLFWLLGILLGIAAVQHLIPVPGHGAGVLTPEGSINGYIDRHILPGTLYGGTFDPEGTLSIISAAGITLMGALAGAYLRDKQLTQYRKVIYLASAGVVLIVLGAALHPVYPVIKAAWTTTFNFLAGGICLLLLALFYLILDVWKVRRWSYFFRVIGMNSITIYMGVRIIDFKHTSDFVLNGIASYAGNFEPVVLFLGMILVEWLFLYYLYKNRIFLRV